The following coding sequences are from one Salvia hispanica cultivar TCC Black 2014 chromosome 3, UniMelb_Shisp_WGS_1.0, whole genome shotgun sequence window:
- the LOC125212620 gene encoding high mobility group B protein 6-like, with product MAAVAENPTFAEPAPTKKGRTKKALKPKAVSSNEANIAAGEVPEHSPVAAKGKQQPSNASYFEKQLQEMQEQLEKLKIEKEQTEEMLKAKEEQLETRDREQEKLKIELRKLQKIKEFKPTVTFPLGLGIKDLEQEKKEKKKGGKKKPSPPYVLWCKDQWNEVKEANPDADFKAMSNLLGAKWKFVSAEEKKPYEERYQAEKEAYLKIAGSEKRELDAMKLLEEEQKHKTAMELLEQYLQFKQEAEKENNKKTKKEKDPLKPKHPMSAYFIFSNERRAALLAENKTVLEVAKITGEEWKNMTDVQKAPYEEIALQNKEQYAEEMEAYKQKKEEEAANLKKDGEEFMKLQKQEAMQLLKKKEKTETLIKKEKVSRQKKKSEEKTVDPNKPKRPASSYLLFSKETRKSLAEERPGTNNSTITALISLKWKELSEEEKQVWNEKAAEAMEAYKKELEAYNNNLAEKNEDN from the exons ATGGCCGCCGTAGCAGAAAACCCTACATTTGCTGAGCCTGCGCCCACGAAGAAGGGGAGAACCAAAAAAGCGTTGAAGCCCAAGGCTGTCTCGTCAAATGAGGCAAACATCGCCGCGGGGGAGGTTCCGGAGCACTCTCCCGTCGCCGCGAAGGGGAAGCAACAGCCTTCCAATGCGTCTTATTTCGAGAAGCAGCTGCAGGAAATGCAGGAGCAGCTCGAGAAATTGAAGATCGAGAAGGAGCAGACCGAGGAGATGTTGAAGGCCAAGGAGGAACAGCTCGAGACTCGAGATCGCGAGCAGGAGAAGCTCAAAATTGAGCTCAGGAAATTGCAGAAGATCAAGGAGTTCAAGCCTACAGTG ACATTCCCTCTAGGGCTCGGAATCAAAGACCTAGAGCAagagaagaaggagaaaaagaaggGCGGGAAGAAGAAGCCGTCTCCTCCTTACGTGCTGTGGTGCAAAGACCAGTGGAATGAG GTGAAGGAAGCTAATCCAGATGCTGATTTCAAGGCCATGTCGAATCTGCTGGGTGCGAAATGGAAATTTGTCTCCGCGGAAGAGAAGAAGCCTTATGAAGAGAGGTACCAAGCTGAGAAGGAGGCCTATTTGAAGATTGCAGGGAGCGAGAAGCGTGAGCTCGATGCGATGAAGCTTCTCGAAGAAGAGCAGAAGCACAAGACTGCAATGGAGCTGCTCGAACAGTACCTGCAGTTCAAGCAGGAGGCAGAGAAAGAGAacaacaagaaaacaaa GAAGGAGAAAGATCCTTTGAAGCCGAAGCATCCGATGTCGGCCTACTTCATCTTCTCGAATGAGCGCAGAGCAGCTCTGCTTGCAGAAAACAAGACTGTCTTGGAG GTTGCAAAGATCACAGGTGAGGAGTGGAAGAACATGACCGATGTACAGAAAGCCCCCTATGAAGAG ATAGCATTGCAAAACAAGGAACAATATGCGGAAGAGATGGAAGCTTACAAAcagaagaaggaagaagaagctgCTAACCTCAAGAAAGATGGGGAAGAGTTCATGAAACTCCAGAAGCAAGAAGCTATGCAACTGCtcaaaaagaaagagaaaactgaaacttTGATCAAG AAAGAGAAAGTGAGTCgccagaagaagaagagcgaGGAGAAGACTGTTGATCCGAACAAGCCAAAGCGCCCTGCCTCGTCCTACCTTCTCTTCAGCAAGGAGACGAGGAAGAGTTTGGCGGAAGAGCGTCCCGGGACCAACAATTCTACTATCACTGCGCTCATTTCGCTCAAGTGGAAG GAATTAAGCGAGGAAGAGAAGCAGGTTTGGAATGAGAAAGCTGCGGAGGCAATGGAGGCATATAAGAAAGAATTGGAAGCATACAACAATAATTTGGCAGAAAAAAACGAAGATAATTAG
- the LOC125212419 gene encoding protein trichome birefringence-like 23 isoform X1 — translation MKKMINMYYTNSVAKFGVPIILFALTFMLLHHRSPHFHTLPQNTHNTSVPIQQNLVDVEKCDFFVGDWVAYDGEPLYNKSCGFINGSNQNCMESGRPDSDYLHWRWKPRACHLTRFDPLRFLEIMRNKRWAFVGDSISRNHIQSLLCMLSTVEHATLIYHDESSQSQTWLFPSYNLTTSVIWSPFLAKANIPQNIYDASPSEVDVHLDTLDPSWTDHFKTWDYTIFSAGKWYSRSSIYYQNDTVLGCHYCPKRNLTDIGFDSAYRRVIRGVLDYIVESNHTGTVFYRTTSPSHFEGAEWYDGGVCERKGPVKEGEFGLSWLDKILRDIEIEEFGRAYVVAREKGVKLRVLDVNPMSLLRPDGHPGAFRVSRSSAGEGKDAKVVSDCLHWCLPGPIDSWNDVLMEMVVNG, via the exons atgaagaaaatgataaacatGTACTACACAAATTCTGTTGCAAAGTTTGGTGTCCCAATTATTCTCTTTGCACTCACATTTATGCTTCTTCACCATAGATCCCCTCACTTCCACACACTCCCACAAAACACTCACAACACTTCTGTCCCCATCCAACAAAATCTAG TGGATGTAGAAAAATGCGATTTTTTTGTGGGAGATTGGGTGGCTTATGATGGAGAGCCTCTTTACAACAAGAGCTGCGGTTTCATCAATGGAAGCAACCAGAACTGTATGGAAAGCGGGCGACCCGATTCGGATTATCTTCACTGGAGGTGGAAGCCACGCGCCTGCCACTTGACCCGGTTCGACCCGCTCCGCTTTCTTGAGATTATGAGGAACAAAAGGTGGGCCTTTGTTGGAGATTCCATATCAAGGAACCATATCCAATCCCTCCTTTGCATGCTCTCAACG GTCGAACATGCTACTCTGATCTACCATGACGAGAGCTCCCAATCTCAGACATGGCTCTTCCCTTCCTACAACCTTACAACCTCGGTTATTTGGTCTCCATTTCTAGCAAAAGCCAACATACCTCAAAATATATACGACGCTTCTCCATCTGAAGTGGATGTGCATTTAGACACACTCGATCCTAGCTGGACCGATCATTTCAAGACGTGGGATTACACGATTTTTTCGGCTGGGAAATGGTATAGTAGAAGCTCAATCTACTATCAAAACGACACCGTATTGGGGTGCCATTACTGTCCCAAGAGGAACCTGACCGACATCGGGTTTGACTCTGCCTATCGCAGAGTCATTAGGGGCGTGCTCGACTACATTGTCGAGTCCAACCACACGGGCACGGTGTTTTACAGGACTACTAGCCCGAGCCACTTTGAGGGGGCAGAGTGGTacgatggtggagtgtgtgaGAGGAAAGGACCGGTCAAGGAGGGCGAGTTCGGGCTAAGCTGGTTGGACAAGATTCTTCGGGATATAGAGATTGAGGAGTTTGGAAGAGCATATGTCGTGGCTCGAGAAAAGGGGGTGAAacttagggttttggatgtgAATCCGATGTCGTTGTTGAGGCCGGATGGGCACCCGGGGGCGTTTAGGGTTTCTCGATCGTCGGCCGGTGAGGGTAAGGATGCAAAGGTTGTTAGTGATTGCTTGCATTGGTGCTTGCCTGGCCCTATTGATTCTTGGAATGATGTTTTGATGGAGATGGTTGTGAATGGTTGA
- the LOC125216880 gene encoding probable GABA transporter 2 codes for MADAGAAFVLQSKGKWWHAAFHLTTAIVGPTILTLPYAFRGLGWALGLLCLTSMGIVTFYAYFLMSLVLDHCEKSGRRHIRFRELAADVLGSGWMFYFVVFIQTAINTGISIGAILLAGECLQIMYSSLSPNGSLKLYHFIAMVTLVMILLSQFPSFHSLRHVNLVSLLLSIGYTFLVVGACINAAASKEAPPRDYSLEPSEASRIFSAFTSISIIAAIYGNGILPEIQATLAPPATGKMLKGLIMCYIVIFLTFYSAAVSGYWVFGNKSNANILKSLMPDEGPSLAPVWVLGLAIVFVLLQLLAIGLVYSQVAYEIMEKKSADVSKGVFSTRNLIPRIILRSLYVIVCGFFAAMLPFFGDINGVVGAIGFIPLDFVLPMLLYNRSHKPTRSSAAYWINNSIIVVFTCVGIVGAFSSVRKLVGDAAEFKLFSSDVVD; via the exons ATGGCCGATGCCGGAGCCGCCTTCGTGCTGCAATCGAAGGGGAAGTGGTGGCACGCGGCCTTCCACCTCACCACCGCCATCGTGGGCCCCACCATACTCACGCTGCCCTACGCTTTCCGGGGGCTCGGGTGGGCCCTCGGGCTCCTCTGCCTCACCTCCATGGGAATAGTCACCTTCTACGCCTACTTTCTCATGTCGTTGGTCCTCGACCACTGCGAGAAGTCCGGCCGTCGCCACATCCGCTTCCGCGAACTCGCTGCCGACGTCTTAG GTTCAGGAtggatgttttattttgtggtgTTCATTCAGACAGCAATCAACACCGGCATCAGCATCGGAGCTATTCTCCTAGCCGGGGAATGCCTTCAG ATCATGTATTCGAGCCTCTCTCCGAATGGATCACTGAAGCTCTACCACTTCATAGCAATGGTGACACTAGTCATGATCCTTCTCTCCCAGTTCCCGAGCTTCCATTCGCTCAGGCACGTTAACCTCGTGTCGCTGCTTCTCAGCATAGGCTACACTTTCCTTGTAGTCGGAGCTTGCATCAATGCCG CCGCCTCCAAAGAGGCGCCACCGAGGGACTACTCTTTAGAGCCTTCCGAGGCTTCTAGAATCTTCAGCGCGTTCACTTCCATATCCATAATCGCAGCCATCTATGGGAATGGCATACTACCTGAGATTCAG GCGACACTGGCTCCACCAGCAACCGGGAAGATGCTAAAAGGCCTAATCATGTGCTACATTGTGATTTTCCTGACTTTCTACTCTGCTGCAGTCTCCGGATATTGGGTGTTTGGCAACAAATCCAACGCGAACATCCTCAAAAGCCTCATGCCGGATGAGGGCCCTTCTCTAGCCCCCGTCTGGGTGCTAGGGCTCGCCATTGTATTCGTGCTCCTTCAGCTTTTGGCCATCGGCTTG GTGTATTCCCAAGTTGCGTACGAGATAATGGAGAAGAAGTCGGCCGATGTGAGCAAGGGCGTGTTCTCTACAAGGAACTTGATCCCGAGGATCATTCTTCGGTCTCTATACGTTATCGTGTGTGGCTTCTTTGCTGCGATGCTGCCTTTCTTCGGAGACATAAACGGTGTGGTTGGAGCCATTGGGTTCATCCCTTTGGACTTCGTGCTCCCGATGCTCCTCTACAACCGGAGTCACAAGCCGACGAGATCATCGGCCGCGTATTGGATCAACAACTCCATCATTGTTGTGTTCACATGTGTGGGGATTGTGGGGGCATTCTCCTCTGTGAGGAAGCTGGTTGGAGATGCTGCTGAGTTCAAGCTTTTTAGCAGTGATGTTGTTGATTGA
- the LOC125214296 gene encoding F-box/FBD/LRR-repeat protein At3g26920-like, whose product MEEKRDRMSQLPDDILLLILGKMDTFEVAKTTILSRRWKHLWRLVPSLRFHLSCTGHYVFDLEDLTIRFSHMVSRCLSHRDSAAAVLDFHLSLDVPSYCNVDDEFLDEIVEECVLYAINHDVQSVRVHTNGSLTLPKAFISCKTLRELDLRQSYMVSVPGRLSLPNLKTLYLETELCFRGNDNKMEPFSGLPELEKLTLIDTSLIGLGSVQP is encoded by the exons atggAGGAGAAGAGAGACCGGATGAGCCAACTCCCTGACGATATTCTTCTACTCATCCTCGGCAAAATGGACACATTTGAAGTCGCTAAAACTACGATTCTCTCCCGTAGATGGAAACACCTATGGCGTCTCGTCCCCAGCCTCCGCTTCCACCTGAGCTGCACCGGCCACTACGTCTTCGACTTGGAAGATTTAACTATCCGCTTCTCTCATATGGTCTCCCGCTGCCTCTCTCACCGTGACTCCGCAGCCGCTGTCCTCGACTTCCACCTCTCACTCGACGTCCCTAGTTACTGTAATGTTGACGACGAATTCTTGGACGAAATTGTGGAGGAATGCGTGCTCTACGCCATCAATCACGATGTTCAATCCGTCCGCGTCCACACCAATGGCTCACTAACGCTTCCTAAAGCGTTTATATCCTGCAAGACGCTGCGGGAGCTCGACCTCCGGCAGTCGTACATGGTTTCCGTACCGGGTCGCTTATCTTTACCTAATTTGAAAACCCTTTATCTTGAAACTGAATTGTGCTTCCGCGGTAATGACAACAAAATGGAGCCTTTTTCCGGCCTTCCAGAGCTGGAGAAGCTTACTCTCATCG ATACGAGTCTGATAGGGCTTGGGAGTGTGCAACCGTGA
- the LOC125214460 gene encoding protein SEH1, protein MDKSILVLDKGTRCTAWNYSGERLVAGLIDGSLAIYDSTDPASSDFTRIHRFKAHDGSIVKVVWAPPEYGDSVACISEDGNLSLWEEVVDDTEGPHWKMCKCFDRNTSQVLDVQFGYGQTSLKLVAAYSDGQVKIHELLDTLELEKWQLQAEFQNVIDLVSKFGNVSCLSASISWNPERIEVQQSSFVLGFNSNTPSLNSAKVWEFDLDHQRWLPVAELSLPEDKGDQVSSVAWAPNIGRPYELIAVATQKGISIWQLGSNPDHDGRLSVHRVALLSGHENEVWEMEWDMSGMTLATTGSDGVVRLWQSNLNGAWHEQAVLAPPS, encoded by the exons ATGGATAAATCCATTCTGGTACTTGACAAAGGTACAAGATGCACAGCTTGGAATTACAGCGGCGAGAGATTGGTTGCAGGACTCATTGATGGTTCGTTGGCAATTTATGATTCAACTGATCCAGCCTCTTCAGACTTTACTCGTATCCACAGATTTAAG GCACATGATGGCAGCATTGTGAAAGTGGTCTGGGCTCCGCCAGAATACGGTGATTCAGTTGCTTGCATTAGTGAAGATGGGAATTTGTCCTTGTGGGAGGAGGTCGTGGATG ATACCGAAGGGCCTCACTGGAAGATGTGCAAATGCTTTGATAGGAACACAAGTCAAGTACTAGATGTTCAATTTGGATATGGTCAAACAAGTCTGAAATTG GTTGCTGCGTATTCTGACGGACAAGTTAAAATACATGAGCTCCTAGATACGCTTGAACTGGAGAAGTGGCAGCTTCAG GCTGAGTTTcaaaatgtgattgatttgGTGTCCAAGTTTGGGAACGTCTCCTGTTTATCTGCATCCATTTCATGGAATCCAGAACGAATTGAAGTCCAACAATCAAGTTTTGTTTTAGGCTTTAATTCAAACACTCCATCATTAAATTCTGCAAAG GTCTGGGAGTTTGATCTGGATCATCAAAGATGGCTTCCAGTTGCAGAGCTTTCTTTACCCGAGGACAAGGGTGATCAGGTTTCTTCAGTTGCCTGGGCCCCAAATATTGGAAG GCCTTATGAACTGATAGCTGTTGCGACTCAGAAAGGAATATCGATCTGGCAACTCGGGTCAAACCCTGATCATGATGGGAGACTTTCAGTGCATAGGGTTGCATTGCTCTCTGGCCATGAGAATGAG GTGTGGGAGATGGAATGGGATATGAGTGGAATGACACTTGCTACAACGGGAAGTGATGGCGTGGTGAGGCTGTGGCAGTCGAACTTAAATGGAGCATGGCACGAGCAAGCTGTTCTGGCACCACCTAGTTAG
- the LOC125212419 gene encoding protein trichome birefringence-like 23 isoform X3 translates to MINGMATCGTRQHKPLDVEKCDFFVGDWVAYDGEPLYNKSCGFINGSNQNCMESGRPDSDYLHWRWKPRACHLTRFDPLRFLEIMRNKRWAFVGDSISRNHIQSLLCMLSTVEHATLIYHDESSQSQTWLFPSYNLTTSVIWSPFLAKANIPQNIYDASPSEVDVHLDTLDPSWTDHFKTWDYTIFSAGKWYSRSSIYYQNDTVLGCHYCPKRNLTDIGFDSAYRRVIRGVLDYIVESNHTGTVFYRTTSPSHFEGAEWYDGGVCERKGPVKEGEFGLSWLDKILRDIEIEEFGRAYVVAREKGVKLRVLDVNPMSLLRPDGHPGAFRVSRSSAGEGKDAKVVSDCLHWCLPGPIDSWNDVLMEMVVNG, encoded by the exons ATGATTAATGGCATGGCCACATGTGGTACACGTCAACACAAACCCT TGGATGTAGAAAAATGCGATTTTTTTGTGGGAGATTGGGTGGCTTATGATGGAGAGCCTCTTTACAACAAGAGCTGCGGTTTCATCAATGGAAGCAACCAGAACTGTATGGAAAGCGGGCGACCCGATTCGGATTATCTTCACTGGAGGTGGAAGCCACGCGCCTGCCACTTGACCCGGTTCGACCCGCTCCGCTTTCTTGAGATTATGAGGAACAAAAGGTGGGCCTTTGTTGGAGATTCCATATCAAGGAACCATATCCAATCCCTCCTTTGCATGCTCTCAACG GTCGAACATGCTACTCTGATCTACCATGACGAGAGCTCCCAATCTCAGACATGGCTCTTCCCTTCCTACAACCTTACAACCTCGGTTATTTGGTCTCCATTTCTAGCAAAAGCCAACATACCTCAAAATATATACGACGCTTCTCCATCTGAAGTGGATGTGCATTTAGACACACTCGATCCTAGCTGGACCGATCATTTCAAGACGTGGGATTACACGATTTTTTCGGCTGGGAAATGGTATAGTAGAAGCTCAATCTACTATCAAAACGACACCGTATTGGGGTGCCATTACTGTCCCAAGAGGAACCTGACCGACATCGGGTTTGACTCTGCCTATCGCAGAGTCATTAGGGGCGTGCTCGACTACATTGTCGAGTCCAACCACACGGGCACGGTGTTTTACAGGACTACTAGCCCGAGCCACTTTGAGGGGGCAGAGTGGTacgatggtggagtgtgtgaGAGGAAAGGACCGGTCAAGGAGGGCGAGTTCGGGCTAAGCTGGTTGGACAAGATTCTTCGGGATATAGAGATTGAGGAGTTTGGAAGAGCATATGTCGTGGCTCGAGAAAAGGGGGTGAAacttagggttttggatgtgAATCCGATGTCGTTGTTGAGGCCGGATGGGCACCCGGGGGCGTTTAGGGTTTCTCGATCGTCGGCCGGTGAGGGTAAGGATGCAAAGGTTGTTAGTGATTGCTTGCATTGGTGCTTGCCTGGCCCTATTGATTCTTGGAATGATGTTTTGATGGAGATGGTTGTGAATGGTTGA
- the LOC125216267 gene encoding uncharacterized protein LOC125216267, with translation MEKKKSSESSNRMVWDCGSSLYDSFELKSLQKELDSALVARTLSMPHLSDRRAPPPPESRKQPSKISRSFQKLIRAVFRPKGAKKSSCDEKSGNGFYVVYDRAPKMAEIPEYEELSPRLRRSASLGVICS, from the coding sequence atggagaagaagaaatccAGTGAATCGAGCAATCGCATGGTTTGGGACTGCGGAAGCTCGCTCTACGACTCGTTCGAGTTGAAATCGCTCCAAAAGGAGCTCGATTCCGCCCTAGTCGCCAGAACCCTCTCGATGCCCCATTTATCCGATCGCCGcgctccgccgccgccggagagCAGGAAGCAGCCGTCGAAGATTTCTCGCTCTTTTCAGAAGCTGATCCGAGCGGTTTTCAGGCCAAAAGGCGCCAAAAAATCGAGCTGCGATGAGAAATCGGGAAACGGATTTTATGTGGTTTATGATCGAGCTCCGAAAATGGCGGAAATTCCGGAATATGAGGAGCTGTCGCCGAGATTGAGAAGGTCGGCTTCTCTAGGAGTTATTTGCTCTTGA
- the LOC125214459 gene encoding phytyl ester synthase 1, chloroplastic-like: protein MSLSLSCPILLHKPSHHPVSFPHPRLPNHSWKIASTKKQNPQELKPLWDDGYGTQTVRDYIDVAKAMAKPDGGPPRWFCPVESGPPLENSPLLLYLPGIDGVGMGMVVHHKAMGKVFRVRCLHIPADDRTAYEDLVEFVGAAVEEERASSANMPVYLVGDSFGGCLALSVAAAKPAVDIVLILVNPATSFERSQLQPLLPFMDVLPAKLLPYLLGATCGDPMKMAAVINATESSPSKQLERFVHELSALPVAVSNLADILPKETLQWKIKLLKSGAASSNSRLHAVNNEALILASGRDAMLPSKDEAERLSSLLKNSKVRFFKDNGHLLLMEDGINLLSVIKGNHMYRRSKKRNHVMDFLPPSKFEFHHTFDNILGMLRLGVSPVMLSTMADGEVVRGLSGVPDQGPVLLVGYHMLVGAEISTIAEEFLREKKVMIHGLAHPMIFGKDMEAACQEASAFDYFKVFGAIPVSAANLCRSLIEKRHVLLYPGGVREALHRKGEAYKLFWPEDPEFVRAAAKYGAKIVPFGVVGEDDVIELLLDYDDLIKIPIIKNKIKRENENMPRVRAGKDVKGKVGEQIFYVPGFYPKVPGRFYFLFGKPMEMEGRGELMTDKARVMEVYLQLQGEVERCMAYLIKKRDEDPYRHFLDRLLYRTVSSPIHETPTFDP from the exons ATGAGCCTCTCCCTCTCTTGTCCAATCTTGCTCCACAAACCCTCTCATCATCCAGTTTCCTTCCCACATCCAAGACTGCCAAACCATTCATGGAAAATAGCTTCAACAAAGAAGCAAAACCCCCAAGAGCTGAAGCCGTTGTGGGACGACGGCTACGGGACTCAAACAGTGAGAGACTACATAGATGTCGCCAAAGCTATGGCCAAGCCCGATGGCGGCCCACCTCGGTGGTTCTGCCCTGTTGAATCCGGACCGCCTCTTGAAAACTCACCTCTTCTTCTGTATTTACCTG GAATTGATGGTGTGGGGATGGGGATGGTGGTGCATCACAAGGCTATGGGGAAGGTTTTTCGAGTGAGGTGTTTGCATATACCGGCTGATGATCGGACAGCATATGAAGATCTCGTTGAGTTCGTCGGGGCGGCTGTGGAGGAGGAGCGAGCTTCATCTGCGAACATGCCGGTGTACTTGGTCGGCGACTCGTTCGGAGGGTGCCTTGCTCTTTCTGTAGCTGCGGCAAAGCCTGCTGTGGACATAGTCCTCATATTGGTGAATCCAG CGACGTCGTTTGAGAGGTCACAGCTCCAACCACTGCTCCCCTTCATGGATGTTCTTCCGGCCAAGTTACTCCCTTACTTGCTGGGTGCCACCTGCGGTGATCCGATGAAAATGGCTGCCGTGATAAACGCTACAGAGTCATCTCCCTCAAAACAGTTGGAGAGATTTGTCCACGAGCTGTCTGCTTTACCAGTAGCTGTGTCTAATTTGGCAGACATCTTGCCAAAAGAAACACTGCAGTGGAAGATAAAGCTACTGAAATCAGGTGCAGCCTCTTCTAACTCGCGTCTCCATGCAGTAAACAACGAGGCCCTCATCCTGGCAAGCGGCAGAGACGCTATGCTCCCTAGCAAGGACGAGGCAGAGAGGCTCTCGTCCTTGCTCAAGAATTCAAAAGTACGTTTCTTTAAAGATAACGGTCACCTTCTACTAATGGAAGATGGGATCAATCTCTTGTCAGTTATAAAAGGGAATCACATGTACCGTCGCTCCAAAAAACGCAACCATGTGATGGATTTCTTGCCTCCGAGCAAGTTTGAGTTCCATCACACCTTCGACAACATACTGGGGATGTTACGTTTGGGTGTGAGCCCAGTCATGCTATCGACTATGGCGGATGGAGAGGTCGTGAGGGGATTAAGTGGAGTACCGGACCAAGGCCCGGTTCTCCTTGTGGGCTACCACATGCTTGTAGGAGCAGAAATCAGTACTATTGCTGAGGAGTTTCTGAGAGAGAAGAAGGTGATGATTCATGGATTAGCACATCCAATGATATTTGGGAAGGATATGGAAGCAGCATGTCAAGAAGCCTCAGCGTTTGATTATTTCAAAGTGTTTGGAGCTATACCTGTTTCAGCAGCCAACCTTTGTAGATCACTAATTGAGAAACGGCACGTGCTTCTTTACCCGGGCGGGGTGAGGGAGGCCCTGCACCGTAAGGGAGAGGCGTACAAGCTGTTCTGGCCGGAAGACCCTGAGTTCGTGCGGGCGGCTGCCAAGTATGGTGCTAAAATTGTGCCGTTTGGGGTGGTGGGAGAGGATGATGTGATTGAGTTGTTGCTCGACTACGATGATCTGATAAAGATAcctattattaaaaacaagATCAAGCGTGAGAATGAGAATATGCCTAGAGTGAGAGCAGGGAAGGATGTGAAGGGGAAGGTAGGGGAGCAGATTTTCTATGTGCCCGGTTTCTACCCTAAGGTGCCCGGGCGGTTCTATTTTCTGTTTGGGAAGCCGATGGAGATGGAGGGACGGGGAGAGCTGATGACAGACAAGGCGAGAGTGATGGAGGTTTATCTGCAGTTGCAGGGGGAGGTTGAGAGATGTATGGCTTATTTGataaagaagagagatgaagatccATACCGGCATTTTTTGGACAGGTTGTTGTACCGTACTGTTTCATCTCCAATTCATGAGACTCCCACTTTTGATCCATGA
- the LOC125212419 gene encoding protein trichome birefringence-like 23 isoform X2 — translation MKKMINMYYTNSVAKFGVPIILFALTFMLLHHRSPHFHTLPQNTHNTSVPIQQNLEKCDFFVGDWVAYDGEPLYNKSCGFINGSNQNCMESGRPDSDYLHWRWKPRACHLTRFDPLRFLEIMRNKRWAFVGDSISRNHIQSLLCMLSTVEHATLIYHDESSQSQTWLFPSYNLTTSVIWSPFLAKANIPQNIYDASPSEVDVHLDTLDPSWTDHFKTWDYTIFSAGKWYSRSSIYYQNDTVLGCHYCPKRNLTDIGFDSAYRRVIRGVLDYIVESNHTGTVFYRTTSPSHFEGAEWYDGGVCERKGPVKEGEFGLSWLDKILRDIEIEEFGRAYVVAREKGVKLRVLDVNPMSLLRPDGHPGAFRVSRSSAGEGKDAKVVSDCLHWCLPGPIDSWNDVLMEMVVNG, via the exons atgaagaaaatgataaacatGTACTACACAAATTCTGTTGCAAAGTTTGGTGTCCCAATTATTCTCTTTGCACTCACATTTATGCTTCTTCACCATAGATCCCCTCACTTCCACACACTCCCACAAAACACTCACAACACTTCTGTCCCCATCCAACAAAATCTAG AAAAATGCGATTTTTTTGTGGGAGATTGGGTGGCTTATGATGGAGAGCCTCTTTACAACAAGAGCTGCGGTTTCATCAATGGAAGCAACCAGAACTGTATGGAAAGCGGGCGACCCGATTCGGATTATCTTCACTGGAGGTGGAAGCCACGCGCCTGCCACTTGACCCGGTTCGACCCGCTCCGCTTTCTTGAGATTATGAGGAACAAAAGGTGGGCCTTTGTTGGAGATTCCATATCAAGGAACCATATCCAATCCCTCCTTTGCATGCTCTCAACG GTCGAACATGCTACTCTGATCTACCATGACGAGAGCTCCCAATCTCAGACATGGCTCTTCCCTTCCTACAACCTTACAACCTCGGTTATTTGGTCTCCATTTCTAGCAAAAGCCAACATACCTCAAAATATATACGACGCTTCTCCATCTGAAGTGGATGTGCATTTAGACACACTCGATCCTAGCTGGACCGATCATTTCAAGACGTGGGATTACACGATTTTTTCGGCTGGGAAATGGTATAGTAGAAGCTCAATCTACTATCAAAACGACACCGTATTGGGGTGCCATTACTGTCCCAAGAGGAACCTGACCGACATCGGGTTTGACTCTGCCTATCGCAGAGTCATTAGGGGCGTGCTCGACTACATTGTCGAGTCCAACCACACGGGCACGGTGTTTTACAGGACTACTAGCCCGAGCCACTTTGAGGGGGCAGAGTGGTacgatggtggagtgtgtgaGAGGAAAGGACCGGTCAAGGAGGGCGAGTTCGGGCTAAGCTGGTTGGACAAGATTCTTCGGGATATAGAGATTGAGGAGTTTGGAAGAGCATATGTCGTGGCTCGAGAAAAGGGGGTGAAacttagggttttggatgtgAATCCGATGTCGTTGTTGAGGCCGGATGGGCACCCGGGGGCGTTTAGGGTTTCTCGATCGTCGGCCGGTGAGGGTAAGGATGCAAAGGTTGTTAGTGATTGCTTGCATTGGTGCTTGCCTGGCCCTATTGATTCTTGGAATGATGTTTTGATGGAGATGGTTGTGAATGGTTGA